The Vicingus serpentipes genome includes the window ATTATTTACAGCACCAGCAACATGTAACGGTTGTGGAGCTAACGCAGGAACTATATCTAAATAATAAACAAATGAGATTATACAAATACATATTTGTTCTTGTCTGTTTATTTTTTCAAGTAAACTTAGTTTCTGGAGCATGTGATTTTACTTCTTCAGAACCTGTGGTAATAATACCCTCTGGTACACATAATTCTGCAGTTGGATATACTCAAATTTATGTTTTAACTGATTTTAATGGCGATATAATAGCAACTAGTTCAACAGGAAACTTTGGTATTCAAAATTTTGGAAGTTATAATGCCTACTCAATAAATTATGATAATTCAAATGCTCCTGTAATTCCGGTTGTAGGAGTTAATATTAGTTCAATAAATACAGGTTGTTATAATATTTCTTCAGCTTTACCTATTACTGTTTGTAATACCTCTGTCGATAGTGTTTGTGAAAATTCAGGTAATGATATTGTAATTGCAATGAACCCTAATTATAATTTTGCTACTGGTTATAATCAGATACTGGTTATGGTCGATAATGCAACAGGTAATATTGTTTCAATAAAAAATTTAGATTTAATTACAGGCTCAGCTACTTTTACAACAGATGCTGTAACTGGAGAATTAACACTTGGTAACTATACTGTTTATGCTGTAAACTATCAAACCCCAGAAACATTAGCTACTCTTGGTCTATTGTTGGGTAACGCTTGGCCAGGAACTTTTGGTGCAGCTTGTGCAAATTCATCAGGTGGTGATTTAATAAAAGTAGAATCTTGTTGTGGTCCTATTACATTCGATTTAGATTCAACTGATTTATTATGCTTTAATGATTTTTCAGGGCAAATTAATGTCTCAAATATTAATGGAGGTACGCCTAATTATAATTTTAGTATTGATAATATAACTTACCAGACGAGTACAAACTTTTCTAATCTTGACACCGGGAACTATACAGTTTACATTAGAGATACATTAGGTTGTTTAGATTCTAGTTTTACTCAAATAAATCAACCTGCTGAATTAGATTTATCATTTTTAGTTGATTCCGTAAGATGTTTTGGTGGTAATACAGGTCAAATTTCGGTTTCATTAACAGGAGGTTCAATACCTTATAATTTTAATTGGAGTTCATCATTAAATGCAGATAGTATTGAATCAAATTTATTTGCCGGCTTGGATACTTTAAATGTTACCGATAATAATGGTTGCTCTATAGATACTATTATTGAAGTTTATGAACCAACAAATCTAGTTTACTCATCAAATATTATAAATGCTAATTGCGGTGTTGCTGATGGTAGTATTAAAATTAATATGTCAGGAGGTATTCCAAACTATCAATATAGTTTAGACAATGGAGTAACTTTTTTACCTTCAGATTCTTTTCCAAATTTATCTGCTGGTCTTTATGATGTAGTAGTTGAAGATGCAAAAGGTTGTCAATTTATTATTCAGGAAAATATAATAAATAATGGAGCACCAGTTATTGATAGTTTAATTGTTATCAATCCATTGTGTAATGGCCAAACAGGTCAAATTAATGTTTATGCATCTGGAGGTACCGGAATTATTCAATATAATTTAGATGGAGGTTTGTTTCAAACAAATAATGATTTTACAAATTTAATTGCAAATACATATACTGTTAATATTGAAGATGAGAACAATTGCACATTAGATTCAGTTGTTGAAATAATAGAGCCATCAGCTTTAAATTCTCAAATACAAGTAACTGATGTTTCCTGCTTTGGTTTAAACGATGGAGAAATATCTGTTACAGTTTCTGGTGGTACTTCTCCTTATTTTTATAGTTGGACTTCATCTGCAAATACGGATAGTACTGAATCAAATTTATTTGCAGGTATTGATACATTAACAGTTACAGATAATAGCGGTTGTTTTTTCGATTCAATAATTACTGTTAATGAACCAATTGATTTTACTGTAGATATTTTAGTTGTCGATTCAATTGATTGTTTTGGAAGTGATAATGGAATCCTTTCAGCCTCAGTATCACCAAATCCAAATGATTATCAATATAATTGGGTCTCACCTATAGTATTAAATAGTCCAGTAATAACAGATCTTACAACAAATATATATACTGTTGTAGCAACTAATATTTTAACTGGTTGTACCGATACTAATTTTATTGATTTAATTGAACCTGAAGAGTTAGTTTTAACTCTGGATTCTAATCAGCAAATTTGTATTGGTCAAACTGCAGTACTTACTTCTAATGTAAATGGTGGAACAGGTGTTATTGGGTATAATTGGAATAATGGGTTACCAAATAATGCTTTGCAAAATGTATCTCCAATTTTAACTACAGAATATACACTAAATGTAACAGATGAAAATGGATGTATTTCTGATACACTTTCTGTATTAATTAGTGTTAGAGATTCATTACATATTGTAGCCTTTAATGATACTACAATATGTGAAGGTAGTCAAGTTAATATTAGCTCTCTTGCAAATGGAGGAGACGGTAATTATAACTTTAACTGGAGCAATGGAATTAACACTGCTCAATTTAATGATTCGCCTAACAACTCAATTAATTACGTAGTAACATTAACTGATGGTTGTGGATCTCCAGCTGTTTATGATACAGTTAAAGTTGTGGTAAATCAATTGCCAATTGCTTCATTCAATAGAGATGAAGTAGAGGGATGTTATCCAGTTTCTTCAGCTTATTTTGCAAACGCGTTTGATGCTACAAATCAATATAGCTGGGTGTTATCAAATGGAGATGTAGTTTCAAATTTAGATTCACTTGTAGCTGATTTTAATACTCCTGGCTGTTATGATTTAACATTAAATGTTACAAGCGCAGAAGGTTGTGTTTCTAATTCCACTTTCTTAAATGCAATTTGTGTATATGATTATCCTGTTGCCAGTTTTGAGTCTATTTTAAATGATGATGAGTTTAATAGCACGCTTATTAACTTTAATAATCTTTCAACAGGAGGAACAATTTTTAATTGGACATTTGATAGTTTTGGAAACTCAGATTTACAGGATCCTTCTTTTGAATTTCCTTTAACAGACAGTATAGGTGTTTATGAAGTTTGTTTAGATGTTGAAAATATTTACGGATGTAGTAATTCAATCTGTGATCTTATTGATATTATAAATGAAGATTTGTTCTTTATACCTAATACTTTTACTCCTGATGGAGACAATAGAAATGACATATTTATTCCTGTTATTTCAGGTTATGACCGTTCTAATTATCAATTCCAGATTTTTGATAGATGGGGTGAGTTAATTTTTGAAACAGATGATATTGATACTGGATGGGATGGAGTTTATAAAGGTACGGTGGTTCAACAAGATGTTTATGTTTGGAAAATCACAGCAAAAAAAATAAAAACACAAGAAATAGAGAATTATATAGGTCATGTTAATGTTCTAAAATAGATTTTAATCAGACATTTTAATTTTTGTAAAAAAAATATTTTTTAGCTGCCTAAATGGTTGTAAGTTTGTACCAGTTATGAAAATAAAAGTTATTATACCATCTATCGTCAACATTATTATTAATAATGTAACAGGGATGGTGTAACTAGTTTTATATAGTAAAGTTTAGTTTAAAAGCCATCCAAAAGGATGGCTTTTTTTTATTAAAAAAATTAAAAACAAAAAAAAATGTATTACAACGAAAACACAACAGTATTCTTAAATGGAAAATGGTTAAAAGCATCAGAAGCTAAAACTGATTTATATGCTCAAACATTACACTACGGTAATGGTGTGTTTGAAGGTATTAGATCTTATGATACCGAAGATGGTGTTCAAGTTTTTAAAGCCAAAGAACATTACGAAAGATTACTATATTCTGCACAAAAAATGCACATTAATATGAATTATACTGTTGAGGAATTAACTTCACTTACTTACGAATTGTTAGAGAAAAATAATTTAAAAGATGCCTATATTCGTCCTTTAGTTTATCTAGGAGCAAATATGAGTTTACAGCCAACTGAAGAAGTAAATGTGTTTTTGTGTGCATGGGAATGGGGTAAATATTTAGGTAATGATTTATTAAACTTAATGACTTCTTCATATCAACGCCCAAATCCTAAATCTTGCCATGTAGAAGCAAAAGTGGTTGGTCATTATACAAATTCTATATTAGCAACTACTGAAGCAAAAAGTAAAGGTTTTGATGAAGCATTATTATTAGATGCAAAAGGAAATGTGGCTGAAGGACCAGGAGCAAACTTTTTTTATGAAAAAGATGGTGTAATTTACACGTCACCTTTAGGAAATATTTTACCAGGAATAACAAGATCTACAGTAATAGGATTGGCTAAAGAGTTAAATTTTAAAGTGGTTGAAAAATATTTTACACCAGAAGAAGTAAAAGGAGCTGATGGAGCTTTCTTTACAGGGACTGCAGCAGAAGTTGCAGGAATAGCTTCTTTAGATGGTGTTAATTTTAAAATGAAATGGGAAGATACTATGGGCTCTGAATTAGCTAGAATGTATAAGCACAGAGTATCTTCAAGAGAATATAAAAGTTTTGATTTAGTATAATATAAAAATTATGGAACTAAATAAGTTTAGTAAAAGAGTATCTCAAGATGATACACAACCAGCAGCGCAAGCCATGTTGCATGCAATAGGTTTAACAAAAGAAGATTTTACAAAACCCTTTGTTGGAGTTGGCAGTACAGGTTATGAAGGAAATCCTTGTAACATGCATTTAAACGGATTAGCTCTTCATGTTAAAAAAGGTATAAATAAAGCAAATGGAGTAGGCTTAGTTTTTAATACTATAGGTGTGAGCGATGGAATATCTATGGGAACTCCTGGCATGCGTTATTCTTTGCCTTCAAGAGATGTAATTGCAGATTCAATGGAAACTGTAGTTGAAGGGATGAGTTATGATGGATTAGTAACTGTTGTTGGGTGTGATAAAAATATGCCTGGAGCTCTAATTGCGATGTTAAGATTAAATCGTCCTTCTATTTTGGTTTATGGTGGCACAGTAGATTCAGGAAGTTGTCATGGGAAAAAATTAGATATTGTTTCTTCATTTGAAGCATGGGGAGCAAAGATGGCAGGAACAATGGATGAAAAAGAATTTCAAGAAATTATAGAAAATGCAGTACCTGGAGCTGGTGCTTGCGGTGGAATGTATACTGCAAACACAATGGCTTCGGCAATTGAAGCACTAGGTATGGCTTTACCTTATAATTCTTCAAACCCTGCTTTAAGTGCTGATAAAGAAAAAGAAAGTTATAATGCAGGAAGTCAGGTAGTAGAATTGTTAAAATTAGATTTGAAGCCTTCAGATATAGTAAATAAAAAATCGATTGAAAATGCTATTACATTAGTAACAGTGTTAGGAGGTTCAACTAATGCTGTGTTACATTTTTTAGCAATTGCTGATGCTGCTCAAGTAGATTTTACGTTAGAAGATTTTAAAAGAATAAGTGATCAAACACCATTCTTGGCTGATTTAAAACCAAGTGGAAAGTATCTTATGGAAGATGTGCATAAAATAGGAGGTACACCGGCTGTTTTAAAATATTTATTAAACAAAGGGATGCTTCATGGTGATTGTCTTACGGTAACTGGAAAAACATTAGCTGAAAATTTAGCGGAAGTTCCAGATTTATTGGAAAATCAAGATGTTATTCGTCCGCTTGAAAATCCTTTAAAAGAAACAGGCCATATTAGAATTTTAGAAGGAAATATTGCTTTAGATGGTTCGGTAGCAAAAATAACAGGTAAAGAAGGCTTGAAATTTACTGGTACTGCTAAAGTTTATAATGGAGAATATGAAGCAAATGATGGGATAAGAAATGGCGAGGTAAAAAAAGGTGATGTTGTGGTTATAAGATATGAAGGACCAAAAGGAGGACCAGGAATGCCAGAAATGTTAAAACCTACAGCTGCAATAATGGGAGCAGGCTTAGGTCAAGATGTGGCACTAATTACTGATGGCCGTTTTTCTGGTGGTACTCATGGTTTCGTTGTAGGACACATTACACCTGAAGCACAGATTGGAGGTAATATAGCTTTATTAAAAGATGGCGATGTGATTACAATAGATGCTGAATTGAATACGATAAATGTTGATTTAACGGATGAACAATTAGCTGAAAGAAGAAATAATTGGATAGCACCTGAACTTAAAGTAAAAAGAGGTGTTTTATACAAATATGCAAAAACTGTTTCATCAGCATCTTTAGGGTGTGTTACCGATAAATTTTAAGAAATGGAAGATTTAAAAGTTGAAAAAAAGAAGACAAAACTTAAAATAAGTGGAGCTGAAGCTGTTGTAAAGTGTTTGCTAGCTGAAGGTGTTGATTTAATGTTTGGATATCCTGGCGGAGCAATTATGCCAGTTTACGATGCTCTTTACGATTATCAAGATAAATTAAATCACGTTTTAACAAGACATGAACAAGGGGCTATTCACTCAGCTCAAGGTTATGCTCGTTCTTCAGGTAAAGTTGGTGTTTGTATAGCTACATCAGGACCCGGAGCGACTAATTTAATAACGGGAATAGCTGATGCTCAAATTGATTCTACTCCTTTAGTCTGTATTACAGGTCAAGTTCACTCACATTTATTAGGTACTGATGCATTTCAAGAAACTGATGTTGTAGGTATATCAATGCCTGTAACAAAATGGAACTGTCAAGTTACTAAAGCAGAAGATATACCAGCAGCTTTAGCTAAAGCATTTTATATCGCTCGTTCAGGAAGACCTGGACCTGTTTTAGTTGACATAACTAAAGATGCTCAGTTTGGCGAATTTGAGTTTCACTATGAGAAATGTAATCAAGTAAGAAGCTATGTAGCTAAACCAAAAGTAGATTTAGCAAGTGTTAAAGCAGCAGCAGATTTAATAAATCAAGCAAAAAAGCCTTTTGTATTATTTGGTCAAGGAGTTATTTTAGCTGAAGCTGAGGAAGAATTTAAAGCGTTTATCGAAAAAGCTGGATTACCTTCAGCATGGACTATTATGGGGTTATCTGCATTAGCAACAAATCACCCTTTAAATATTGGTATGTTGGGGATGCATGGTAATTATGCACCAAATGTTTTAACTAACGAATGTGATGTTTTAATTGCTGTAGGAATGCGATTTGATGACAGGGTTACTGGAAATTTAGAAAAGTATGCTAAACAAGCAAAAGTTGTTCATTTGGAGATTGACCCTGCTGAAATCGACAAAAATGTAAAAAGTACTGTTGCAGTTTTAGGTGATTGTAAAGAATCGCTTAAGGAACTTACTAAATTAGTAGATAAAAAAACACATCTAAATTGGCTAAATAAATTTTATGAGTTAAGAGAAATTGAAAAAACGAAAGTAATAGATGCTGAAACTAACCCAACTGATGGAGAATTAACTATGGGGGAGGTTATTTCAAGAATAAATGAAGTAACTAAAGGAGAAGCAATAGTTGTTACAGATGTAGGACAACACCAAATGATTGCGTGTAGATATGCAGCTTTTAATCAAACCAAAAGCATGATAACTTCTGGAGGGTTAGGTACAATGGGCTTTTGTTTACCAGCAGCAATAGGAGCTAAATTTGGTGCACCAAATAGGCAAGTAATAGGTGTTATTGGCGATGGTGGATTTCAAATGACAATTCAAGAATTAGGGACTATATTTCAAACTAAAATAGATGTTAAGCTATTAATCCTAAATAATGAGTTTTTAGGAATGGTTCGTCAATGGCAAGATTTATTTTTTGATAAACGCTATTCTTCAACTGAAATGGTTAATCCTGACTTCCAAACAATAGCAAAAGGATATGGTTTGGCTACTAATAAAGTTGATAAAAGATCATTATTAGATGATGCAATAAAGGAAATGTTGAATCATAAAGGATCTTACCTTTTAGAAGTAATGGTTGGAAAAGAAAATAATGTATTTCCAATGGTTCCTACAGGAGCTTCAGTGTCAGAAATACGTTTAGATTAAAAATCGGAAAAAATGAGTAAAACACAATTTACAATATCTGTTTTTACAGAAGATCAGATTGGATTATTAAATAGAGTAAGTATAATATTTACAAGAAGGCATATAAATATTGAAAGTATAGCTGCTTCTGAGAGTGAAATTAAAGGAATACACCGTTATACAATTGTAATTACAGAGGAAGAAGAATTAGTAATTAAGGTAGTAAAGCAATTAGATAAGCAAGTTGATGTTGTGAGAGCTTTTTACCATACAAATGAAGAAGTTGTATTTCAAGAAATAGCATTGTATAAAGTAGCTACAAATGTTTTAGCGGCTGGAGGAAATGCGGAGAAAATTGTACGAAAACATAATGCTAGATTTTTAACTGTAGAACCAGCATTTACAATTATTGAAAAAACTGGACATAAAGAAGAAACTCAGCTATTATTTGACGAATTAGCACCTTACGGCATTTTAGAATTTGTCAGGTCAGGGAGAGTGGCTATAACAAAACCAATGAAAGAATTAAGGGAATATTTAAACGA containing:
- the ilvN gene encoding acetolactate synthase small subunit, coding for MSKTQFTISVFTEDQIGLLNRVSIIFTRRHINIESIAASESEIKGIHRYTIVITEEEELVIKVVKQLDKQVDVVRAFYHTNEEVVFQEIALYKVATNVLAAGGNAEKIVRKHNARFLTVEPAFTIIEKTGHKEETQLLFDELAPYGILEFVRSGRVAITKPMKELREYLNELEIASANK
- a CDS encoding branched-chain amino acid transaminase; this translates as MYYNENTTVFLNGKWLKASEAKTDLYAQTLHYGNGVFEGIRSYDTEDGVQVFKAKEHYERLLYSAQKMHINMNYTVEELTSLTYELLEKNNLKDAYIRPLVYLGANMSLQPTEEVNVFLCAWEWGKYLGNDLLNLMTSSYQRPNPKSCHVEAKVVGHYTNSILATTEAKSKGFDEALLLDAKGNVAEGPGANFFYEKDGVIYTSPLGNILPGITRSTVIGLAKELNFKVVEKYFTPEEVKGADGAFFTGTAAEVAGIASLDGVNFKMKWEDTMGSELARMYKHRVSSREYKSFDLV
- the ilvD gene encoding dihydroxy-acid dehydratase translates to MELNKFSKRVSQDDTQPAAQAMLHAIGLTKEDFTKPFVGVGSTGYEGNPCNMHLNGLALHVKKGINKANGVGLVFNTIGVSDGISMGTPGMRYSLPSRDVIADSMETVVEGMSYDGLVTVVGCDKNMPGALIAMLRLNRPSILVYGGTVDSGSCHGKKLDIVSSFEAWGAKMAGTMDEKEFQEIIENAVPGAGACGGMYTANTMASAIEALGMALPYNSSNPALSADKEKESYNAGSQVVELLKLDLKPSDIVNKKSIENAITLVTVLGGSTNAVLHFLAIADAAQVDFTLEDFKRISDQTPFLADLKPSGKYLMEDVHKIGGTPAVLKYLLNKGMLHGDCLTVTGKTLAENLAEVPDLLENQDVIRPLENPLKETGHIRILEGNIALDGSVAKITGKEGLKFTGTAKVYNGEYEANDGIRNGEVKKGDVVVIRYEGPKGGPGMPEMLKPTAAIMGAGLGQDVALITDGRFSGGTHGFVVGHITPEAQIGGNIALLKDGDVITIDAELNTINVDLTDEQLAERRNNWIAPELKVKRGVLYKYAKTVSSASLGCVTDKF
- the ilvB gene encoding biosynthetic-type acetolactate synthase large subunit gives rise to the protein MEDLKVEKKKTKLKISGAEAVVKCLLAEGVDLMFGYPGGAIMPVYDALYDYQDKLNHVLTRHEQGAIHSAQGYARSSGKVGVCIATSGPGATNLITGIADAQIDSTPLVCITGQVHSHLLGTDAFQETDVVGISMPVTKWNCQVTKAEDIPAALAKAFYIARSGRPGPVLVDITKDAQFGEFEFHYEKCNQVRSYVAKPKVDLASVKAAADLINQAKKPFVLFGQGVILAEAEEEFKAFIEKAGLPSAWTIMGLSALATNHPLNIGMLGMHGNYAPNVLTNECDVLIAVGMRFDDRVTGNLEKYAKQAKVVHLEIDPAEIDKNVKSTVAVLGDCKESLKELTKLVDKKTHLNWLNKFYELREIEKTKVIDAETNPTDGELTMGEVISRINEVTKGEAIVVTDVGQHQMIACRYAAFNQTKSMITSGGLGTMGFCLPAAIGAKFGAPNRQVIGVIGDGGFQMTIQELGTIFQTKIDVKLLILNNEFLGMVRQWQDLFFDKRYSSTEMVNPDFQTIAKGYGLATNKVDKRSLLDDAIKEMLNHKGSYLLEVMVGKENNVFPMVPTGASVSEIRLD
- a CDS encoding T9SS type B sorting domain-containing protein, whose product is MRLYKYIFVLVCLFFQVNLVSGACDFTSSEPVVIIPSGTHNSAVGYTQIYVLTDFNGDIIATSSTGNFGIQNFGSYNAYSINYDNSNAPVIPVVGVNISSINTGCYNISSALPITVCNTSVDSVCENSGNDIVIAMNPNYNFATGYNQILVMVDNATGNIVSIKNLDLITGSATFTTDAVTGELTLGNYTVYAVNYQTPETLATLGLLLGNAWPGTFGAACANSSGGDLIKVESCCGPITFDLDSTDLLCFNDFSGQINVSNINGGTPNYNFSIDNITYQTSTNFSNLDTGNYTVYIRDTLGCLDSSFTQINQPAELDLSFLVDSVRCFGGNTGQISVSLTGGSIPYNFNWSSSLNADSIESNLFAGLDTLNVTDNNGCSIDTIIEVYEPTNLVYSSNIINANCGVADGSIKINMSGGIPNYQYSLDNGVTFLPSDSFPNLSAGLYDVVVEDAKGCQFIIQENIINNGAPVIDSLIVINPLCNGQTGQINVYASGGTGIIQYNLDGGLFQTNNDFTNLIANTYTVNIEDENNCTLDSVVEIIEPSALNSQIQVTDVSCFGLNDGEISVTVSGGTSPYFYSWTSSANTDSTESNLFAGIDTLTVTDNSGCFFDSIITVNEPIDFTVDILVVDSIDCFGSDNGILSASVSPNPNDYQYNWVSPIVLNSPVITDLTTNIYTVVATNILTGCTDTNFIDLIEPEELVLTLDSNQQICIGQTAVLTSNVNGGTGVIGYNWNNGLPNNALQNVSPILTTEYTLNVTDENGCISDTLSVLISVRDSLHIVAFNDTTICEGSQVNISSLANGGDGNYNFNWSNGINTAQFNDSPNNSINYVVTLTDGCGSPAVYDTVKVVVNQLPIASFNRDEVEGCYPVSSAYFANAFDATNQYSWVLSNGDVVSNLDSLVADFNTPGCYDLTLNVTSAEGCVSNSTFLNAICVYDYPVASFESILNDDEFNSTLINFNNLSTGGTIFNWTFDSFGNSDLQDPSFEFPLTDSIGVYEVCLDVENIYGCSNSICDLIDIINEDLFFIPNTFTPDGDNRNDIFIPVISGYDRSNYQFQIFDRWGELIFETDDIDTGWDGVYKGTVVQQDVYVWKITAKKIKTQEIENYIGHVNVLK